The following are from one region of the Endozoicomonas sp. 4G genome:
- a CDS encoding GspE/PulE family protein, whose product MVSDLVQTGRLRPSEANEILARHRSADQLKLHPLEYIASQNLKDARSGDSLDLDTLMNWLATLSGQEYFPIDPLKIDATAITPVMSHAYALRHQILAVEVTADEMVIASAQPWHSGWEDNLRHINRKEIRRVVASPTDIRRYTSEFYRLAQSVLGANEQNGVQSTQLNSFEQMLELGNMKAPDANDQHIVNIVDWLLQYAFEQRASDIHVEPRREQTHLRFRIDGVLHLIYQMPVKVAAAMTSRLKILGRMNVAEKRKPQDGRLKTRNPDGNEVELRLSTLPTAFGEKLVMRIFDPDVLVKGFGELGFSREDERRWTHMTGQPNGIILVTGPTGSGKTTTLYSTLKNLASDQVNVCTIEDPIEMVESSFNQMQVQHNIELTFASGLRALLRQDPDIIMVGEIRDLETAEMAIQAALTGHLVLSTLHTNDAPSAITRLLELGVPHYLIKSTVLGVMAQRLVRTLCPSCRQPVQLDKSGWKSLTRPWSAPAPSQIFQPVGCLECRETGYRGRAGVYELMLMSQPLKGMLAETADIESLRRQSIKEGMHSLRLSGAQKVASGLTTIEEVMRVTPDQ is encoded by the coding sequence GTGGTTTCTGATCTGGTTCAGACGGGTCGGCTCAGGCCATCGGAGGCTAATGAAATACTGGCTCGTCACCGCAGTGCTGACCAGCTTAAACTTCACCCTCTGGAGTACATTGCCTCTCAGAATCTGAAGGATGCCCGCAGTGGCGACTCTCTTGATCTTGATACTTTAATGAACTGGCTGGCGACTCTGTCAGGCCAGGAATATTTTCCTATCGACCCTTTGAAAATCGATGCCACGGCCATCACTCCGGTCATGTCTCACGCTTATGCCCTGCGTCACCAGATTCTGGCAGTAGAAGTCACGGCTGATGAGATGGTCATCGCTTCGGCCCAACCCTGGCACAGCGGTTGGGAGGATAATCTCAGGCATATTAACCGCAAGGAAATCCGGCGGGTGGTGGCCAGTCCAACGGATATTCGAAGGTATACCTCGGAGTTTTATCGACTGGCCCAGTCTGTCCTGGGTGCTAATGAACAGAATGGCGTACAGTCCACACAGCTGAACAGCTTTGAGCAGATGCTTGAGCTGGGCAATATGAAAGCTCCCGACGCCAATGACCAGCACATTGTTAATATTGTCGATTGGTTGCTCCAGTATGCCTTTGAGCAGCGGGCCAGTGATATTCATGTTGAGCCCCGGCGCGAGCAAACGCATCTGCGTTTTCGTATTGATGGGGTGCTGCACCTGATCTATCAGATGCCGGTCAAGGTGGCCGCAGCCATGACCAGTCGCCTGAAGATTCTGGGTCGTATGAATGTGGCAGAGAAAAGAAAGCCACAAGATGGTCGACTGAAAACCCGCAACCCCGATGGCAATGAAGTGGAACTGCGACTTTCGACCCTGCCAACCGCATTCGGGGAAAAACTGGTAATGCGGATCTTTGACCCGGATGTTCTGGTCAAAGGGTTTGGCGAGCTGGGCTTTTCCAGAGAGGATGAACGTCGCTGGACTCATATGACCGGGCAGCCTAACGGGATTATCCTGGTTACGGGTCCGACCGGTTCAGGTAAAACCACCACCCTGTATTCGACGTTGAAAAATCTGGCTTCTGATCAGGTGAATGTTTGTACGATTGAAGACCCCATTGAAATGGTGGAATCCAGCTTCAACCAGATGCAGGTTCAGCATAATATTGAACTGACGTTTGCCAGCGGCCTGCGTGCACTTCTACGTCAGGATCCGGATATTATTATGGTGGGTGAGATTCGGGATCTGGAAACCGCCGAAATGGCGATTCAGGCGGCACTGACCGGTCACCTGGTGCTGTCCACCCTGCACACCAACGATGCACCTTCTGCCATCACCCGTCTGCTGGAACTCGGCGTACCTCATTATCTCATTAAATCTACGGTGCTGGGCGTTATGGCGCAAAGGCTGGTCAGAACCCTGTGTCCTTCCTGCAGGCAGCCGGTGCAACTCGACAAGTCGGGCTGGAAATCCCTGACTCGTCCCTGGTCGGCACCTGCGCCTTCGCAAATCTTTCAGCCTGTGGGTTGTCTGGAATGCCGGGAAACCGGCTACCGGGGGCGAGCGGGGGTTTATGAGTTAATGCTTATGTCTCAACCCCTTAAGGGTATGCTGGCAGAGACCGCGGATATAGAAAGTCTTCGTCGTCAATCCATTAAAGAAGGTATGCACAGCCTTCGTCTTTCCGGCGCTCAGAAAGTAGCATCAGGGCTGACAACCATTGAAGAAGTCATGAGAGTGACGCCAGATCAATAG
- a CDS encoding GntP family permease yields the protein MDATILHSFFLILSLIAVILILIGRFKFSPFIVLLLCAYGVGFFSGLPVAELTPLISHDLGKTFGDVALLIIFGVLLGNILEHSGGAVLLAEKLIFSVARRFPTLAMGIAGYIISIPVYCDSGFILLNSIRQSVAQRVQCHPVALSVALAGGLYATHALVPPTPGPAAATLILGISPSRVIPWALGVALLSTFVAILWGKWVTRRLHEESQMVSPPSPSASPHTKTADMPVWTAIIPILLPLLLMSMANFQTDHQADSQASGWATFLSQPANALFFGLLASLPLIRQCKTGLTEIMSESIQSCAMIIFIIAAGGALAGMLAQTGHIARIAEGLPESLGLILPFLIAALFKTAQGSTTVALISGASMVDPLLPGLGLDSENGRLLAFLSAGCGSMMVIHANDSYFWVVTRFSGISPATGFKSFTLASLLQALTGLATVLLLASLLSP from the coding sequence GTGGACGCAACAATACTGCATAGCTTTTTCTTAATCCTTTCACTGATAGCGGTCATTCTGATATTGATTGGCCGTTTCAAGTTTTCGCCGTTTATTGTTCTGCTGCTTTGCGCCTATGGTGTCGGCTTTTTTTCGGGCTTACCGGTTGCTGAGCTGACTCCCCTGATCTCTCATGACTTGGGAAAGACATTTGGCGATGTCGCACTCTTGATTATTTTTGGGGTATTACTGGGTAATATTCTGGAGCACTCGGGGGGAGCGGTTCTTCTGGCAGAGAAACTGATTTTCTCGGTCGCCAGACGTTTCCCAACGTTGGCTATGGGTATCGCCGGATACATTATTTCGATTCCCGTTTACTGTGACTCCGGATTTATCCTGCTTAACAGCATCAGGCAGTCTGTTGCCCAGAGAGTCCAGTGCCACCCGGTCGCTCTCAGCGTTGCTCTCGCGGGGGGACTGTATGCAACTCACGCCCTGGTCCCGCCAACACCGGGCCCTGCAGCGGCGACCCTGATTTTGGGTATCTCTCCCAGTCGGGTGATTCCCTGGGCGCTGGGAGTGGCGCTGTTGTCCACTTTTGTCGCCATTTTGTGGGGCAAGTGGGTTACTCGCCGGCTGCATGAAGAGAGCCAAATGGTCAGCCCGCCCTCGCCATCAGCCTCGCCTCATACAAAGACTGCCGACATGCCTGTCTGGACAGCCATTATCCCGATTCTCCTGCCTTTGCTGCTGATGTCCATGGCCAACTTTCAAACTGACCATCAAGCTGACAGTCAAGCATCGGGCTGGGCTACTTTTCTTTCACAACCTGCCAATGCTCTGTTTTTCGGCTTGCTGGCCAGCCTGCCATTGATTCGTCAATGCAAGACGGGGCTCACTGAGATAATGAGTGAAAGCATTCAATCCTGCGCGATGATTATTTTCATCATCGCAGCCGGTGGGGCACTGGCAGGAATGCTGGCCCAGACCGGGCATATCGCCAGAATCGCAGAAGGTTTGCCCGAAAGCCTTGGGCTTATTCTGCCTTTTTTGATAGCTGCCCTGTTCAAAACTGCACAGGGTTCTACCACAGTTGCCTTAATTAGTGGCGCCTCGATGGTAGATCCGTTATTGCCGGGTCTGGGGCTGGACTCCGAAAATGGTCGATTACTGGCCTTTTTATCAGCAGGGTGCGGCTCGATGATGGTGATTCATGCCAATGACAGCTATTTCTGGGTAGTGACCCGGTTTTCCGGAATCAGCCCGGCCACAGGTTTTAAATCCTTCACTCTGGCGAGCCTGCTTCAGGCGCTGACCGGATTGGCAACCGTTCTGCTGCTGGCCAGCTTGTTAAGTCCCTGA
- a CDS encoding CYTH domain-containing protein — MSTETELKLSLPQEQIPTLKTLPFWKKFANSAAETFHLGNTYFDTASGTLNQARVALRIREKNGHFFQTLKTQGESVNGLTRRGEWEWPIERPELDIEGLQKVWPESLGALPVRDLIPLFATDFDRTCWQVSWPEPRARVEVALDCGYIRSGDRSCVICELELELLEGDENALHIIADQLAKDIDLEPADKSKAERGFELLRSGT, encoded by the coding sequence ATGAGTACTGAAACAGAGTTAAAGTTGTCACTGCCTCAGGAGCAGATACCCACCCTTAAGACACTGCCTTTCTGGAAAAAGTTCGCCAACTCGGCAGCAGAAACTTTTCATTTGGGCAATACCTACTTTGATACCGCCTCTGGGACACTGAATCAGGCAAGGGTTGCGCTGCGAATCAGAGAAAAAAATGGTCATTTTTTTCAGACGCTGAAAACCCAGGGTGAGAGTGTTAACGGGCTGACCCGTCGGGGGGAGTGGGAGTGGCCAATAGAACGTCCGGAACTCGATATTGAGGGGTTACAAAAGGTCTGGCCAGAATCATTGGGAGCCTTGCCGGTCAGGGATTTGATACCGCTGTTCGCCACCGATTTTGATCGTACCTGTTGGCAGGTGAGCTGGCCTGAGCCCAGAGCCAGGGTTGAGGTCGCTCTGGATTGCGGCTATATCCGCTCGGGCGATCGAAGCTGTGTCATCTGTGAGTTGGAACTGGAGCTGCTGGAAGGTGATGAAAATGCGCTTCATATTATTGCTGATCAACTGGCAAAAGACATTGACCTGGAGCCGGCGGACAAAAGCAAAGCTGAAAGAGGGTTTGAACTGCTTCGCTCAGGGACTTAA
- a CDS encoding TIGR00153 family protein, producing the protein MSTSNLLSSVFGRSPIGPIQKHIAKAHECAIQLEPFFKAAFEGDWQEVESIQKTIVELEHEADVIKKNVRRSLPKSLFLPVPRNDLLEIVTVQDKVANRTKDIAGIVLGRQMVIPQEIRAAFLDYLKRSIATSAQAVRAMDELDELLETGFRGREVNLVEELIEELDQIESDTDKHQIEVRKILFKLEKDLPPVDVMFLYKIIDWVGDLADRASRVGSYLQLLLAR; encoded by the coding sequence ATGTCAACCAGCAACCTACTATCGAGTGTATTTGGCCGCTCCCCTATTGGCCCGATACAAAAGCACATAGCCAAGGCACACGAATGCGCCATTCAGCTGGAACCGTTTTTCAAAGCAGCCTTTGAGGGTGACTGGCAGGAAGTTGAAAGTATTCAGAAAACCATCGTTGAGCTGGAGCATGAGGCCGATGTGATCAAAAAGAATGTTCGCCGCTCCCTGCCTAAAAGCCTGTTTCTGCCAGTGCCCAGAAACGATCTTCTGGAGATCGTGACGGTGCAGGATAAAGTAGCCAACAGAACCAAGGATATTGCCGGCATTGTGCTGGGCAGGCAAATGGTGATTCCTCAGGAAATAAGAGCGGCCTTTCTTGACTATCTGAAACGCTCCATAGCCACTTCAGCCCAGGCGGTCAGAGCCATGGATGAGCTCGATGAGCTGCTTGAAACTGGCTTCAGGGGAAGAGAAGTCAACCTGGTCGAAGAGCTGATTGAGGAGCTGGATCAGATAGAAAGTGATACCGACAAACATCAGATTGAAGTCAGAAAAATTCTGTTCAAACTGGAAAAAGACCTCCCTCCTGTCGATGTCATGTTCCTCTACAAAATTATTGACTGGGTCGGCGATCTGGCAGATCGCGCATCAAGAGTTGGCAGTTATCTTCAATTGCTGCTTGCCCGTTAA